GCACTGCAAGGGGGCTGACTTTCAGCCTCGCCGCTTGATCCGGCTGCGACACGGCCCCGTTGAACCTTCGCCAGGACGGACTCTCTCCTCCGGACAAAGGAGGCGGGTCGCAAGCTCTCCATTCCCGCGGCAAAACGGGTTGCAGATGGACCGGCTGCTCGGTAGATTCGGCCCGAAGGCCTCCCGGAACCAAGCCCGAGTAGGTAGGGCCGACAAAGGAGGCCACCATCTGCCGACCGGAGGTGGGGAGCAAGCGAAAATGGCTGAGGACCTGCCGCGGTGGACTTTTCGCAGCCTCCTGACCATCCTCGTAGTAATGGGCGTTGCGGAAGTCGGTGGTCCCCAGGTGTGCCTTGAGGATCCGGTCGTTTACGTCGGCTCCCGGCAGCCGAAGCCTGAGGTTTACGATGGCGGACTCCCGCACGCCGTGGGCGTACACAGCGTGCAGGTCTGGCGAGCGAACCGGGCGCACCCCCTTCCTGGCGATTCCATTGGCTGGACGTACAACCACGCTCCGATGCTCGCGCACTGGCAAGGGCGGTTCTGGATCCAGTTCATCAGCAACCCGAAGCAGGAGCACGACCCTCCCGGGCGCACCCTATTGGTGAGCTCGCGCGACGGCGTGCACTGGAGCGAGCCCCAGATCCTCTTCCCCGAGATCGTGCTCTCGAGGATCGAGTGGCAGGGCTACAGGATCCCCGAAGGATTCCCGGCCGTCATGCACCAGCGATGCGGATGGTACGTAGCTCCGAACGGCCGTCTCCTGGCGATTGGCTGCTACAGCTTCTGTCCCAATCCGCGCGTCGGTCCGAACCGGGGACAGGCCTTCGGCCACGTGGTACGCGAGGTCTTCCCAAACGGGAGCTTGGGGCCCATCTACTTCGTGCGCTACAACCGTCAAGCAGGATGGGGGGAACACAACGCGCCCTGGTTTCCTTTCTACCGCGAAAGCTCCGACACCGGGTTCGTGCACGCCTGCGACTCCCTCCTGGCCAACCGCCTGATCACCCTGCAGTGGTGGGAAATGGAGCAGACCTACGACGATCCCTTCTATTGCCTTCTCCCTCCGCGTGGGCTGGTCCCCAAGGCCTTGTGCTTTTTCCACCGGGCAGACGGGGCGGTGGTCGCCATCTGGAAGCAGCAGCTTTCCGCCCTTAGCTTTGATGAGGGACGCACGTGGACACCTATCACCCGTTCGCGCACCCTCTGGGACTGCAGCGCCAAGGTCTGGGGGCAGAGGACGGACGACGGTCGCTACGCCCTTGTTTACAACCATTCCGCAACGCGGCGGAATCGTTTCCCCCTCGTAGTGCTCACGAGTGACGACGGGCACCTCTTTGACCGCATGCTGTGCGCAGTGGGCGAGGTCCCTCCGATGCGCTACCAGGGCCTGAATAAGAACCTGGGGCCACAATACGTGCGTGGAATCGTGGAGGGGAATGGCAATCCGCCTGGAGATCATCTGTGGGTTGCTTACAGCATGAACAAGGAGGACATCTGGGTCAGCCGTCTTCACGTGCCGATCACGGACCAGGCGCCTCACGTCCAGGAGTCCTTCGACGGGATCGACGACATCTCGGACCTTGAGCTGTGGAGCCTGTACCTTCCTCTCTGGGCGCCCGTGAAGGTCGTGCGCGACCGTGCGCTCGGTAATGGCAGCTACCTGGCTCTCTGTGACGAGGACCCCTACGACTACGCACTCGCCGAGCGGAGTTTCCCCTCCTGCGACAAGGTGCGGGTCGATTTCCGGGTTTACCTGGAGCGTGCGGGACACGCCTGCCTCGAGGTTGAGGTCCAGGGGAGCTCTGGGGCCAGGCCTCTCGCCCTGCGCTTCGACAAGAGCACCCTCAGCTTTGATCTCGGTAAGGTGGAATCGGAACCCATTCCCATCTCCACTGGAGTGTGGTACTGGGTCCAGCTGGAAATCGATTGCCAGGCAGGGATGTACCAGGTCACGCTCGAACCAGGGGAGCATCGCCGCCGTGTCCCCTTCGCTCAGGCAACCCCGGAGGTATCTCGCCTTGTCTTTCGCACGGGACCGTGGCGAGGGCTTGTTCCGGCCGAGATCGTATCGGGAGAGCCGGGCACGCCGGGCTTGCACGATGAGGATCGGCCTGGGGCCGAGACGAAGGCTCCCGCCAGCGTGTTCTTCCTGGACGATGTCCGAACGCATCCCCTGCCGTAGCCGCCTGTGCGTGCGGAGAACCAGTAGGTGCCTGTCGCCTCCGGCGAGAAGGCCTGCTGAGCCTGATCCAGGCCGAGAAGCTCCACGGAGTGAGCCATGCTCTATCTGATCGCCCTTGTGATTGTCGTCACGCTCATGATCGCGGGATCGACGCGCTATCGGATCCACCCGTTCCTGAGCCTCCTGTTCGCCGCGATCGCCATGGGCTTTCTTTCAGGCATGGGGGGCAAAGCCGTTCTGGACCGGATCACGGAAGGCTTCGGCCATACCTTGCGGAGCATCGGGATCGTGATCGCCTGCGGGACGATCGTCGGAAGCTTCCTGGAAAAGAGCGGCGGGGCCTGGCGGATCGCCACGGCGATCCTGCGCCTTGTGGGCGAGCGCCGTTCGGCCATGGCCATGTCCCTTGCGGGGTTTGTCGTGTCGATCCCGGTGTTCTGCGACTCCGGATTTGTCATTCTCTCCCCGCTCAATCGCGCCCTGACCCGAAGGACCGGCCTGTCGCGGGTCTCCCTGGCGGTGGCTCTCGGCACCGGACTCTACGCCACGCACGTCTTTGTCCCCCCGACCCCAGGACCGCTCGCCGCAGCGGCTGCGCTTCAGGTGGACGTGGGCTGGATGATCCTGTTGGGTCTGGCCGTCGCGGCTCCGGCCGCCCTGGCCGGCTATCTGTGGGCAGTGCTGTACGCGCGACGGTTTGCCGGGACGGCGGAGGAAACCGGCTCCACAATCGCGCCGGATAAGTTGCCATCCCTGGGTAAAGCCCTTGCCCCTATTGCTGTACCTGTGTTGCTCATCGCTCTTCGCTCGATTTCGGATCTTCCGGCTCACCCCTTCGGCGCCGGCTTTTTCCGGTCCCTCTTCGACTTCCTGGGACATCCGGTGATGGCACTGCTGACCGGCGTGTTGCTCGCCTTTCGCCTGACGGTGACGGAAGGGAGTAATTCGCGCCTCGATCTGGTGAGCTCGAGCCTT
The DNA window shown above is from candidate division KSB1 bacterium and carries:
- a CDS encoding exo-alpha-sialidase translates to MAEDLPRWTFRSLLTILVVMGVAEVGGPQVCLEDPVVYVGSRQPKPEVYDGGLPHAVGVHSVQVWRANRAHPLPGDSIGWTYNHAPMLAHWQGRFWIQFISNPKQEHDPPGRTLLVSSRDGVHWSEPQILFPEIVLSRIEWQGYRIPEGFPAVMHQRCGWYVAPNGRLLAIGCYSFCPNPRVGPNRGQAFGHVVREVFPNGSLGPIYFVRYNRQAGWGEHNAPWFPFYRESSDTGFVHACDSLLANRLITLQWWEMEQTYDDPFYCLLPPRGLVPKALCFFHRADGAVVAIWKQQLSALSFDEGRTWTPITRSRTLWDCSAKVWGQRTDDGRYALVYNHSATRRNRFPLVVLTSDDGHLFDRMLCAVGEVPPMRYQGLNKNLGPQYVRGIVEGNGNPPGDHLWVAYSMNKEDIWVSRLHVPITDQAPHVQESFDGIDDISDLELWSLYLPLWAPVKVVRDRALGNGSYLALCDEDPYDYALAERSFPSCDKVRVDFRVYLERAGHACLEVEVQGSSGARPLALRFDKSTLSFDLGKVESEPIPISTGVWYWVQLEIDCQAGMYQVTLEPGEHRRRVPFAQATPEVSRLVFRTGPWRGLVPAEIVSGEPGTPGLHDEDRPGAETKAPASVFFLDDVRTHPLP
- a CDS encoding GntP family permease: MLYLIALVIVVTLMIAGSTRYRIHPFLSLLFAAIAMGFLSGMGGKAVLDRITEGFGHTLRSIGIVIACGTIVGSFLEKSGGAWRIATAILRLVGERRSAMAMSLAGFVVSIPVFCDSGFVILSPLNRALTRRTGLSRVSLAVALGTGLYATHVFVPPTPGPLAAAAALQVDVGWMILLGLAVAAPAALAGYLWAVLYARRFAGTAEETGSTIAPDKLPSLGKALAPIAVPVLLIALRSISDLPAHPFGAGFFRSLFDFLGHPVMALLTGVLLAFRLTVTEGSNSRLDLVSSSLRQAGSIVLITGSGGAFGEILRASGLGDWVGQTMAQWHLGLLGPFLIAAVLKTAQGSSTVSLITTAALTSPMLAGMGYATPLGRTLVALAIGAGSMAVSHVNDSYFWVVAQFSGMDTTTALRAHTVATLIQGLTGFVCVVLLSAILL